A genome region from Chryseobacterium sp. G0186 includes the following:
- a CDS encoding GIY-YIG nuclease family protein, translating to MEILLIIVLFFLMIYAFRKSGQLKKELLQKDKKIAILHEENNHLKTDLSNLQADRITLSKKITELLQHNDALRKYQDIIDVKVECEYLLKKAEKDSLKVRAKAELELSDAQDQARDIRKNVRELTEKKSKEIELLYENAVNEAQRIVDNAEVRAESIGGDAYRSLREADQIADRIKAMKNVIKGYGNEYLIPTYTLLDELAEDFGHKEAGENLKKLRQNNKLMIVSRQAGICDYMDESRRNTAIDFVIDAYNGKVDSILSSVKKDNFGILKQKMDDAFQLVNFNGQAFRNARISEVYHSARVEELKWAVVAQELKWQEQEEQRQIREQIREEERARKEYEKAMKEAEKEEQTLKRLIEKAESQVERANEEQKILFQQKLEELQQKLILAEEKNQRAISMAQQTRTGNVYIISNIGSFGEDVYKIGMTRRLEPLDRVRELGDASVPFEFDVHAMIYSEDAPALEKQLHRKFLKNQLNKINPRKEFFKLNIHDIRNHLNSVGIECKWTLTAEAKQYRETLKLEEEMKTNKQLESEWEQYQEVADPVTYEEVMSEE from the coding sequence ATGGAAATTTTACTGATCATTGTCCTGTTTTTTTTGATGATTTATGCTTTCAGAAAATCAGGGCAATTAAAAAAGGAATTGCTTCAAAAAGATAAAAAAATTGCAATCCTTCACGAAGAGAACAATCATTTAAAAACAGATCTGTCGAACCTGCAGGCAGATAGAATTACTTTAAGCAAAAAGATTACAGAATTATTGCAGCACAATGATGCCTTAAGAAAATATCAGGATATTATTGATGTTAAAGTAGAGTGCGAATATCTATTGAAAAAAGCAGAAAAAGATAGTTTAAAAGTAAGAGCTAAAGCTGAGCTGGAGCTTTCAGACGCACAGGACCAAGCTCGTGATATTCGTAAAAATGTAAGAGAACTTACAGAGAAGAAATCCAAGGAAATAGAATTATTGTATGAAAATGCGGTCAACGAAGCCCAACGTATTGTAGACAATGCTGAAGTGAGGGCTGAATCAATAGGAGGAGATGCTTACCGAAGCCTGAGGGAAGCGGATCAGATTGCAGACAGGATAAAGGCAATGAAAAATGTGATTAAAGGCTATGGTAATGAATATTTAATTCCAACATATACCTTGCTGGATGAACTTGCTGAGGATTTTGGTCATAAGGAAGCCGGAGAGAATCTAAAAAAACTCCGTCAGAACAATAAACTAATGATTGTAAGCAGGCAAGCCGGGATCTGCGATTATATGGATGAATCGAGGAGAAATACGGCCATTGATTTTGTTATTGATGCCTATAACGGGAAAGTAGATTCTATTTTGTCTTCTGTGAAAAAAGACAATTTCGGAATATTGAAGCAAAAAATGGATGATGCTTTTCAGCTGGTTAATTTTAATGGACAAGCCTTTAGAAATGCCCGAATTTCTGAGGTATATCACAGTGCGAGAGTGGAGGAACTGAAATGGGCAGTCGTGGCTCAGGAGCTGAAATGGCAGGAACAGGAGGAACAAAGACAGATCAGAGAGCAGATTCGTGAAGAAGAAAGAGCCCGTAAGGAATATGAAAAGGCAATGAAAGAAGCTGAAAAAGAAGAACAGACTTTAAAAAGACTGATAGAAAAAGCAGAATCCCAGGTGGAAAGAGCCAATGAAGAACAAAAAATCCTTTTTCAGCAAAAACTGGAAGAGCTACAGCAAAAACTTATATTGGCAGAAGAAAAGAACCAAAGAGCAATATCTATGGCACAGCAGACCAGAACGGGGAATGTCTATATTATTTCCAATATAGGATCGTTTGGGGAAGATGTTTACAAAATTGGGATGACAAGACGTTTGGAACCTCTTGACCGTGTTCGTGAATTGGGAGATGCAAGTGTTCCGTTTGAGTTTGATGTTCATGCAATGATTTATTCTGAAGATGCACCAGCCCTGGAAAAACAACTGCATAGAAAGTTTTTGAAAAACCAGCTTAACAAGATTAATCCAAGAAAGGAATTTTTTAAATTAAATATCCATGATATTAGAAACCATCTTAATTCGGTAGGCATAGAATGTAAATGGACGCTTACGGCTGAAGCCAAACAGTATCGGGAAACCTTGAAGCTTGAAGAAGAAATGAAAACCAATAAACAGCTCGAATCTGAATGGGAACAATACCAGGAAGTTGCAGATCCTGTTACTTACGAGGAGGTGATGTCTGAAGAATAG
- a CDS encoding class I SAM-dependent methyltransferase, translating into MQDEKIDFLHYNESAWNKQALEQNEWSKAVSKEIIKEAKEGKWEVHLTPKPLHKTWLGDVKGKKILCLASAGGQQAPVLAAAGASVIVFDISEEQLKQDEYVAERDGLSLETVQGDMRDLSVFKDESFDIVFHPISNHYVENVNPVWKEAHRVLKKGGTLLASFFNPVVFVADRNPEDMANGIIRPKYTLPYADIKDLEEEQIASKIENQEALVFGHTLSDLIGGQLRAGFVMIDFTEEMQPHPRFLIDKYLPTFIATKALKLV; encoded by the coding sequence ATGCAAGACGAGAAAATAGACTTTTTACATTATAATGAGTCTGCCTGGAATAAGCAGGCATTGGAGCAGAATGAATGGTCAAAAGCTGTAAGCAAAGAAATAATTAAAGAAGCTAAAGAAGGAAAATGGGAGGTCCACCTTACTCCCAAACCTTTACATAAAACATGGTTGGGAGATGTAAAGGGAAAAAAGATACTATGTCTGGCATCTGCAGGAGGACAACAGGCTCCGGTATTGGCAGCGGCTGGAGCTTCTGTCATTGTTTTTGACATTTCAGAGGAACAATTAAAACAGGATGAATACGTTGCAGAGCGTGACGGTTTGTCATTGGAAACCGTTCAGGGAGATATGAGAGACCTTAGTGTATTTAAGGATGAGTCATTTGATATTGTATTTCATCCCATATCCAATCATTATGTGGAAAACGTGAACCCAGTTTGGAAAGAAGCTCATAGGGTTTTGAAAAAAGGAGGAACTTTACTGGCAAGTTTTTTTAATCCTGTTGTTTTTGTTGCAGATCGTAATCCGGAGGATATGGCAAATGGAATTATTCGTCCGAAATATACTTTACCCTATGCTGATATAAAGGATTTGGAGGAAGAACAAATTGCCAGTAAAATAGAGAATCAGGAAGCTTTGGTTTTTGGACATACACTTTCAGACCTTATTGGCGGGCAATTGAGGGCTGGTTTTGTAATGATTGATTTTACAGAAGAAATGCAGCCCCACCCAAGGTTTTTAATAGATAAGTATTTGCCGACTTTTATAGCAACAAAAGCGTTGAAATTAGTGTAG
- a CDS encoding Crp/Fnr family transcriptional regulator: protein MDKSSINNYFHSLFSIKEEVVEKITETFNPFELKATGILLDQNVISTKTYFLEKGYVRSYLLNEDNEEITTNIYVAPCFVNDFLSFFRQQPTKEIYQTVTDCTFWETGLENVQYNFHNIPEFREFSRLLFVLNYYNIHDRLIEMASQKASTRYFNLMKKDPDIFKHVPLKVIASYLGIKDSSLSRIRRDINKM from the coding sequence ATGGATAAATCATCAATTAACAATTATTTTCATTCCTTATTCAGCATCAAAGAAGAAGTGGTTGAAAAAATTACGGAAACGTTCAATCCGTTTGAACTAAAGGCCACCGGAATCTTGCTTGATCAAAATGTGATCAGTACAAAGACCTATTTTTTGGAAAAGGGGTATGTACGTTCCTATCTGCTGAATGAAGATAATGAGGAAATCACAACAAATATTTATGTGGCTCCTTGTTTTGTGAATGACTTCCTTTCCTTTTTCAGGCAGCAACCCACCAAGGAAATTTATCAAACAGTTACGGATTGTACGTTTTGGGAAACCGGTCTGGAGAATGTGCAGTATAATTTTCATAATATTCCGGAATTCAGGGAATTTAGCAGGCTTCTTTTTGTCCTTAATTATTACAATATTCATGACCGACTGATTGAAATGGCAAGCCAAAAGGCTTCAACAAGGTATTTCAATCTGATGAAGAAAGACCCTGACATTTTTAAGCATGTTCCCTTAAAAGTTATTGCCTCCTATCTGGGAATTAAGGACAGCTCATTAAGCAGGATCAGGAGAGATATCAATAAAATGTAA
- a CDS encoding ketopantoate reductase family protein — MNKKHIVVVGLGGVGGYFGFKINQVNETLEKYTVSFVARGETYDKVKENGLILLSPEHPNNQTHPNHIEQNISDIRNPDLVLICVKEYDLENVCRQLAEVINENTVLLPMMNGADIYDRIKKVIPDHTILPTCLYVASHIKERGTVEHKGKAGKMIVGRDPEHFSSDVEWVTDLLQESNIDFDFKDNSLSAIWTKFFFIASFGLVTAKHNSSIGTVCTNEEQKYEATEIMKELKLIADKKEIHLQEDIIANTFEKAATFPFETPTSLQLDIHSGKKDNELELFAGAILNYGRELHIETPFTRKIYDQIKEK; from the coding sequence ATGAATAAGAAACATATTGTGGTTGTAGGATTAGGGGGTGTAGGCGGATATTTTGGCTTTAAAATTAATCAGGTCAACGAAACCTTAGAAAAATATACAGTTTCCTTTGTAGCACGAGGAGAAACTTATGATAAAGTAAAGGAAAACGGACTGATTTTACTTTCCCCGGAACATCCTAATAACCAAACGCACCCTAATCATATTGAACAGAATATCAGTGATATTAGAAATCCTGATCTGGTACTGATTTGTGTAAAGGAATATGATCTTGAAAACGTCTGCAGACAGCTTGCCGAGGTCATTAATGAAAATACAGTTTTGCTTCCTATGATGAACGGAGCAGACATCTATGACAGGATCAAAAAAGTGATTCCTGATCATACTATTCTGCCAACTTGCCTATATGTAGCTTCCCATATTAAGGAAAGAGGAACGGTGGAGCATAAAGGAAAAGCAGGGAAAATGATCGTAGGCAGAGATCCTGAACATTTTTCCAGTGATGTAGAATGGGTAACAGACCTGCTTCAGGAAAGTAACATTGATTTTGATTTTAAAGACAATTCCCTGTCAGCTATCTGGACCAAATTTTTCTTTATTGCAAGCTTTGGATTGGTAACTGCAAAGCATAACTCATCCATCGGAACTGTATGTACGAATGAAGAGCAAAAATATGAAGCAACAGAAATAATGAAAGAATTAAAGCTGATTGCAGATAAAAAAGAAATCCACTTACAGGAAGATATTATAGCGAATACCTTTGAAAAAGCCGCTACATTTCCGTTTGAAACTCCTACGTCACTTCAGCTGGATATTCATTCCGGGAAGAAAGATAATGAACTTGAGCTATTTGCCGGAGCCATTTTGAATTATGGTAGAGAACTTCATATAGAAACTCCTTTTACCAGAAAAATATATGATCAGATAAAAGAGAAGTGA
- a CDS encoding 4Fe-4S dicluster domain-containing protein, whose amino-acid sequence MAIKITDACINCGACEPECPNSAIYEGAIDWRWQDKTKLSGNVTFPDGIEVDANAFNEAVSDEVYYIVSGKCTECKGFHEEPQCKAVCPVDCCIDDPDHRETEEVLLSRQHFLHT is encoded by the coding sequence ATGGCTATAAAAATAACAGATGCATGTATCAATTGCGGTGCCTGCGAACCTGAATGTCCCAATTCAGCCATTTACGAGGGTGCCATCGACTGGCGTTGGCAGGACAAGACCAAACTTTCAGGGAATGTAACCTTTCCGGATGGTATAGAAGTAGATGCCAATGCTTTTAATGAGGCAGTCTCAGATGAAGTTTACTATATTGTATCCGGAAAATGTACGGAGTGTAAAGGTTTTCATGAAGAACCACAGTGTAAGGCCGTATGCCCGGTAGACTGCTGTATTGACGATCCTGATCACCGCGAAACGGAAGAAGTTCTTCTGAGCAGACAACATTTTTTACATACATAA
- a CDS encoding 2Fe-2S iron-sulfur cluster-binding protein, with the protein MKDEITITVTVTDQTGIQHTLICPLEMGLTLKDICKAYELPMEAMCGGMAMCATCHCYILSEATSLSEKNDIEEALLSELFTSNSSSRLACQIYLTAQMDGLSVKIAAD; encoded by the coding sequence ATGAAAGATGAAATTACAATTACTGTAACTGTAACAGATCAAACCGGTATTCAACATACTTTGATCTGTCCACTGGAAATGGGACTTACCCTGAAAGATATCTGTAAAGCCTATGAACTCCCTATGGAAGCAATGTGCGGCGGAATGGCCATGTGTGCCACCTGCCACTGCTATATCCTGAGCGAAGCAACTTCATTATCTGAAAAAAATGATATTGAAGAAGCCCTTCTCTCCGAACTGTTCACCTCCAATAGCAGCAGTAGATTAGCCTGCCAAATCTATCTGACAGCGCAGATGGATGGTCTTTCTGTAAAAATAGCTGCAGATTAA
- a CDS encoding NAD(P)/FAD-dependent oxidoreductase, whose protein sequence is MIETDILIIGAGPAGLFTVFEAGLLKMRCHIIDALPQMGGQLSELYPKKPIFDIPGFPSVLAGELIDNLYEQVKQFEPGFTFNETAKHLLRLDENLFEVITDKGTVHRAKAVIIAGGLGSFEPKKPPIENISLYEDHGVNYFVKRPEDYSGKHVVIAGGGDSALDWTIHLAEIASSLTLIHRRNEFRGALDSVEKVKKLKHEGKINLITPAEVIGLNGNGKLQEIVIEKEGAIQTIETDYFIPLFGLVPKLGPLIDWGLELEKNAIKVDNSTDFQTNIPGVYAVGDINTYPYKMKLILCGFHEAAIACQSIYQRLNPHKKFVLKYTTVSGIEGFDGTKKQAEKQVVATID, encoded by the coding sequence ATGATAGAAACAGATATACTGATCATTGGCGCCGGCCCTGCAGGGTTATTTACAGTTTTTGAAGCCGGTCTTCTCAAGATGCGCTGCCATATAATAGATGCATTACCCCAGATGGGAGGCCAGTTATCAGAATTATATCCCAAGAAACCCATTTTTGATATTCCGGGATTTCCCAGTGTACTTGCAGGAGAACTGATTGATAATCTTTATGAGCAGGTCAAGCAATTTGAACCCGGTTTTACATTCAACGAAACGGCTAAACATCTTTTAAGACTGGATGAAAACCTCTTCGAAGTCATTACAGATAAAGGCACGGTTCACAGAGCCAAGGCCGTCATTATTGCCGGAGGACTGGGGAGTTTTGAGCCTAAAAAACCACCTATTGAGAACATTTCCCTATACGAAGACCATGGTGTTAATTATTTCGTTAAACGTCCGGAGGATTATTCCGGAAAACATGTAGTCATTGCAGGTGGTGGTGATTCTGCATTGGATTGGACGATTCATTTGGCGGAAATTGCATCATCCCTTACCTTGATCCATAGAAGAAATGAGTTCAGGGGAGCTCTAGATTCAGTGGAAAAAGTGAAAAAATTAAAACATGAGGGAAAAATTAACCTGATCACTCCGGCAGAAGTTATTGGGCTCAATGGAAATGGCAAGCTGCAGGAAATCGTTATTGAAAAAGAGGGAGCCATTCAAACCATAGAAACGGATTATTTCATTCCATTATTCGGATTGGTTCCTAAACTGGGGCCTTTGATCGATTGGGGACTGGAGCTTGAAAAAAATGCCATCAAAGTAGATAACAGTACTGATTTTCAAACCAATATTCCCGGAGTATATGCCGTAGGTGACATCAATACTTATCCTTATAAAATGAAGCTGATTCTGTGTGGATTCCATGAAGCAGCTATTGCCTGTCAGAGTATTTATCAGCGGCTTAATCCCCATAAAAAGTTTGTGTTGAAATATACAACCGTAAGCGGCATTGAAGGTTTTGACGGAACCAAAAAACAAGCAGAAAAGCAAGTAGTAGCAACGATTGACTGA
- a CDS encoding NADPH-dependent FMN reductase, which translates to MKAIIFNGSLERRTESTSGLISRYFAEHLEQLGIQTDIFTLADSGIPLFDVTLTKTPLAVERMTQLFLDADLHFWLAPLYHGSIPGVMKNCLDWLEVTANTYEPYLTDKTVGLVCWADGLQAMQGINAMDVIAKSLRAWPLPFSVPIVRSSLFDESSPTQISPLYSGKFDKLISIATTKKIEKTTIKQS; encoded by the coding sequence ATGAAAGCAATCATATTCAACGGATCCCTGGAAAGAAGAACAGAATCTACTTCGGGACTTATTTCCAGATACTTTGCAGAACATTTGGAACAATTGGGAATCCAAACTGATATTTTTACACTCGCTGATTCCGGAATTCCCTTATTTGATGTTACACTTACCAAAACACCACTGGCTGTAGAACGGATGACTCAGCTATTTTTGGATGCCGATCTGCACTTCTGGCTGGCCCCGCTTTACCACGGAAGCATTCCCGGAGTTATGAAAAACTGTCTCGACTGGCTGGAGGTGACCGCCAATACCTATGAACCTTATCTTACAGACAAAACCGTAGGATTGGTATGCTGGGCAGATGGTCTACAGGCCATGCAGGGAATCAATGCAATGGATGTCATTGCTAAATCACTGCGGGCATGGCCACTTCCTTTCAGTGTACCGATTGTAAGGTCTTCCTTATTTGACGAAAGCTCTCCTACACAGATTTCACCTCTTTATTCCGGTAAGTTTGATAAGCTTATCAGCATTGCCACGACTAAAAAAATAGAAAAAACCACAATAAAGCAATCATAA
- a CDS encoding DUF2480 family protein encodes MDTQTFINKVETSGIIAFDFLDYKPMTEIIELDIKDHLFMGMIVKEKEFKASIAAVDFSVYNEKAVGIICSTEAIIPPWAYMLLMEKLSPYAVYVDLNNAETILLDLWKRRLIYADLKHYKDQKVVVRARADHNPALYLLATTLLKPLVKSLMYGEIGLPKVIFKK; translated from the coding sequence ATGGATACTCAAACCTTCATTAATAAAGTAGAAACCTCAGGCATTATTGCTTTTGATTTTCTTGACTATAAGCCTATGACTGAGATTATAGAACTGGATATCAAAGATCATCTGTTTATGGGAATGATAGTCAAGGAGAAAGAATTTAAGGCATCAATTGCTGCAGTAGACTTTTCTGTGTATAATGAGAAAGCAGTAGGGATCATTTGTTCTACAGAGGCTATCATCCCGCCGTGGGCTTATATGCTGCTTATGGAAAAACTCTCTCCTTATGCAGTTTATGTAGATTTAAACAATGCTGAAACCATTTTGCTTGACCTTTGGAAACGCAGACTCATTTATGCAGATCTGAAACATTATAAAGATCAGAAGGTTGTCGTCAGAGCAAGAGCAGATCATAATCCGGCCCTTTATCTTCTGGCAACAACTCTATTGAAACCATTGGTTAAAAGCCTCATGTATGGAGAGATTGGTTTACCAAAAGTAATTTTCAAAAAATAA
- a CDS encoding superoxide dismutase encodes MKPFTLPQLPYAYDALEPFIDKNTMTIHHQRHHQAYVDNLNAALEQTNEINPDLDSLLQRISEYSPAVRNNGGGHYNHSLFWEILSPQPKLNPEGKLHDVIISTFGSLENLKAEMKKAGLGQFGSGWVWLFVKFNGSLAISSTPNQDNPMMDVLSMNRGFPILGIDVWEHAYYLAYQNKRADYLDSFWSVLDWSSVEKKYDETLLKIRP; translated from the coding sequence ATGAAACCATTTACACTACCCCAATTACCTTATGCTTATGATGCTTTGGAACCTTTCATAGATAAAAATACAATGACCATTCACCACCAACGCCATCATCAGGCTTATGTAGATAATTTAAATGCAGCACTGGAACAAACGAATGAAATCAATCCTGATCTTGACTCTTTATTGCAAAGAATAAGCGAATACAGCCCGGCAGTGAGAAATAACGGTGGCGGACACTACAACCATTCTTTATTCTGGGAAATCCTTTCTCCCCAGCCTAAATTAAATCCTGAGGGAAAACTCCATGATGTCATCATTTCCACCTTTGGAAGTCTGGAAAACCTTAAGGCAGAAATGAAAAAAGCAGGACTTGGACAATTTGGATCCGGATGGGTTTGGCTTTTTGTGAAGTTCAATGGTTCTCTTGCGATAAGTTCTACTCCTAATCAGGATAATCCCATGATGGATGTTCTTTCGATGAACAGAGGTTTTCCAATCCTTGGAATAGATGTTTGGGAGCATGCTTACTACTTAGCTTACCAGAACAAAAGAGCTGATTATCTGGATTCTTTCTGGTCTGTTTTAGACTGGTCTTCAGTAGAGAAGAAATATGATGAGACTCTTTTAAAAATAAGACCATAA
- a CDS encoding helix-turn-helix transcriptional regulator encodes MKKPAADSILMFLKMRGEVTSLLISEELSITKEGARKHLLNLAEDGLIQPVIKSEGVGRPSTYYTLTEKGLAQFPDTHAEVTVQLLQSVKNLLGENALDLLISDREKNTHDRYEKALSKTKSLEQRLEALAEVRSKEGYMAEWKKEGKEYFLIENHCPICAAATECQGFCRAELSNFQSLIGKDYTVERVDHIISGGQRCVYKISQ; translated from the coding sequence ATGAAAAAGCCGGCAGCGGACAGCATTCTAATGTTTTTAAAGATGAGAGGAGAAGTTACATCACTTCTGATCTCTGAGGAACTATCCATCACAAAGGAGGGTGCGAGAAAACATTTACTGAACCTTGCAGAAGACGGGCTGATTCAACCTGTTATAAAAAGTGAGGGGGTTGGTCGCCCATCTACCTATTATACTTTGACGGAAAAAGGGTTGGCTCAATTTCCGGACACCCATGCGGAAGTAACGGTACAGCTCCTGCAATCTGTAAAAAATCTCTTAGGAGAAAATGCTCTGGACCTATTAATCAGTGATAGAGAAAAAAATACCCACGACCGGTATGAAAAAGCTCTTTCTAAAACAAAATCCCTGGAACAACGTCTGGAAGCTCTAGCTGAGGTTCGCAGCAAGGAAGGCTATATGGCAGAATGGAAAAAAGAAGGGAAAGAATATTTTCTGATCGAAAACCATTGCCCAATATGTGCTGCTGCTACTGAATGTCAGGGATTTTGCCGTGCCGAACTCTCCAACTTTCAGTCTCTGATCGGAAAAGACTATACAGTTGAAAGGGTAGACCACATTATTTCAGGAGGACAGCGATGTGTCTATAAAATCAGTCAATAG
- the hxpB gene encoding hexitol phosphatase HxpB, translated as MVVKAVIFDMDGVLVDSEGFWAKAELDVFSSYGVQITDDLAIQTKYMTTREVTEFWYGRFPWENLDVPAVEQQVVSKVIEFIQSEDCTMSGIQQFITDLKNKNYKIGLATNAPLRVADAVLEKLQVRDLFDSIHSSELEEQGKPHPAVYLTSAKKLGISPEHCIAIEDSHSGLRAAKGAGMRTIVFTNDDESIDFDLADFKILNFNAELLPVFQ; from the coding sequence ATGGTTGTAAAAGCAGTAATATTTGATATGGATGGAGTTCTTGTGGACTCGGAGGGATTTTGGGCTAAGGCAGAACTGGACGTTTTTTCTTCCTATGGAGTTCAGATCACGGATGATCTGGCGATACAAACCAAATATATGACGACCAGGGAGGTTACAGAATTCTGGTATGGAAGGTTCCCATGGGAAAATCTGGATGTACCCGCTGTAGAACAGCAAGTTGTATCTAAGGTGATAGAATTTATACAATCCGAGGACTGCACCATGTCTGGTATCCAACAGTTTATTACGGATCTTAAAAATAAGAACTATAAGATAGGTTTGGCTACCAATGCCCCTTTACGGGTAGCAGATGCTGTTCTTGAAAAGCTTCAGGTAAGGGATTTATTTGACAGTATTCATTCATCCGAACTGGAAGAGCAGGGAAAACCCCATCCTGCTGTATATCTTACCTCTGCAAAGAAATTAGGCATATCTCCGGAGCATTGTATTGCTATTGAAGACAGCCATTCAGGGCTTCGGGCTGCAAAAGGAGCAGGGATGAGAACCATCGTCTTTACCAATGATGATGAAAGCATAGATTTTGACCTTGCAGATTTTAAAATACTGAATTTTAATGCAGAGCTACTGCCTGTATTTCAATAA
- a CDS encoding RNA polymerase sigma factor — protein sequence MNLTDSTLLNKIKSGDRPAFMLLYDRYWNSLYRFVFVRTKDKEVSEELLQNLWMKILENTDAIQTDDSESAKGYLLRHLHYRILDYYNSYKKAPPTLSIDEFETPEELDISDTDYYEILEENEISALLSMIDEVVSQLPTTEQQVYDMRIRQNRSVHETAEALGISNKTVSNKLSKALGEIREQLSPEYKSSKKLVSILMLMEILTRY from the coding sequence ATGAATCTAACAGACTCTACTTTACTAAATAAAATAAAATCAGGCGACCGTCCTGCATTTATGCTGCTGTATGACCGATACTGGAATAGTCTATACCGCTTTGTCTTTGTACGAACCAAGGACAAGGAAGTTTCTGAGGAACTCCTACAGAATCTCTGGATGAAGATCCTGGAAAATACAGACGCCATACAAACAGATGACTCTGAAAGCGCCAAAGGCTATCTGCTACGTCATCTTCATTACCGGATTCTGGATTATTACAACAGTTACAAAAAGGCACCTCCAACGCTAAGCATTGACGAGTTTGAAACTCCGGAAGAACTGGATATTTCTGACACCGATTATTATGAGATTCTTGAAGAAAATGAAATTTCCGCTTTATTATCTATGATTGATGAAGTAGTATCGCAACTTCCTACTACAGAACAACAGGTTTATGATATGAGAATCCGGCAGAATAGGTCTGTACATGAAACGGCAGAAGCATTGGGAATAAGCAATAAAACAGTAAGTAATAAGCTGAGTAAAGCATTGGGTGAAATCAGAGAACAGCTAAGCCCGGAATATAAATCCTCCAAGAAACTGGTCTCTATTCTTATGTTGATGGAGATATTAACGAGGTATTAG